A region of the Lepidochelys kempii isolate rLepKem1 chromosome 24, rLepKem1.hap2, whole genome shotgun sequence genome:
AATGTGGGACAATGTCCAGTGCTGGGGGTCGGGCTGGCTGCTCCAATTctatggggaggggagcagtgagAGGCTGACAGGGGGCTGGCTGCCCCAGTACCATGCTCAGTGTCGGGGAGACAGGAGCAGGGGAAACACTGGGACCGGCCGAACCACTGCCCCAGTGCCATGCCCAgtgaagagtgaggggagagCAGAGAGGATGCCAACaaggggctggctgctggggtgagggggtgcctcaggaaggatgtggacaaattggagagagtccagtgaaaggcaacaaaaatgattagggggctggggcacatgacttatgaggagaggagggaactgggcttgtttagtctgcagaagagaagagtgaggggggatttgatagcagccttcaactacctgaaagggggttccaaagaggatggagctccactgttctcagaggtggcagatgacagaacaaggaccaatggtctcaagttgcagtgggggaggtctaggttggatattaggaaccactatttcactaggagggtagtgaagcactggaatgggttacctagggaggtggtgggatctccatccttaagaggtttttaaggcccagcttgacaaagcccaggctgggatgatttagttggggattggtcctctttgagcagggggttggattagatgacctcttccaaccctaatattctatgattctgaccCAGGGCAGCTTGACGCTTCCCACAGTGGGTGCCAAGCGACCTTCCAACTCCAGGGCCCTAGGCCTGGCATTACACCCAGCAGGTCCCAGGGCCTGACTGCCCCTGGGTCCAGCAGTGTGGGGCCATGCGGTGCAGGATGGGAGCGAGGTCCCAATGCCCCATCCATCCCAGACCTAGGGCATGGCTTGGGCCCAAGGTAACACCTCACAGACAGGCCCAAGAAGCACAGCCTGCTGCTGGGCTTGACCTGGGCTCTGTGATGTAGCCTACCATCTTCCTCACTCCCTCCCAGCTCACTGGGCTGGACTCTCCCTGCTGCTTGGGTCCCCAGGCCAGCAAGCGAGCGTCCCCCCTGGCATAGGAGAGAGAGGCCTTCCTGTGCGCTGGCGTCAGCAACGGCACAAGGCtacacagcagagccccagggctggggtggtgACTCTGCCTGGGCTGCTGGGGTCACCTTTAGCCTCCCTTCCCTATGGGGCGCACATGCTGCTCCATGGGCCACACAGGGGTCACTCACACTGCCCCATAGCTAGATCTGCCACTGAGCCCCAAAACCCACCCTGAGCCCATAACACTCGACAACTGGCAGCACTGAACACCTGGGGGAGTGAGCTGAGCCGGGCGCGGAGTGCCCCCCCACAGCGCCCTGGGGGAGTGAGCCAAGCCGGGCGCggagtgcccccccaccccccgatagCACCCTGGGGGAGTGAGCCGAGCTGGGCGCGGAGtgcccccctcagccccccatAGCGCCCTGGGGGAGTGAGCCGAGCCGGGTTCAGTGTTCTCCCCTCCCTGGGCAGTGAGCAAGTTGATCACTGGGAGAAGGGACACCAGGGCTGTTGCTTGGTCCCATCTGGCCACAAGGGACCAGTCCAGCCCCCCTTTCTCATACAGAGCATGCCGAGTGGCTCGCCCCTGCAGGGCTAGAGGCTTGTGGCTAGCCAGCACCCCTTCCCAAAGGAGGCACACCTGGgtgagcagagagcagcagctggctgcagcGAGGGGGATGCTCAGGAGCTAGAAGCCTGAGGAGCTGTAGCTGGCTTGaagcagtggctgcagggagccagTCCGGCTCCTACAGACACTGAattgtgcccagctctgggaacCCCCCAGCTAAGGGAGAGACACACTGAATGGGGTTGGGACCTGGAGAGCCAGGACACAGCTGAGGACAGAGTAAAGTGGAGCCCGGGtggggaaatattttaatttcctttggccTGAGTTGGGTTTGAGGAGTCCTGAAAACGAGGGGCACTCGGGTGTGATCCCATTACACACCCCTGAGCCCGGTGCCACCGCTGGCCTGGCCTGACCTGCTCCCCTGCAATGGCAGCAAAGGTAGGAGCTCAGACCAAGCTAGGCACACAGCAGCAGCTGACACAGTGGCCACTGGGGGGCGATGGATGCTCTGGTGACAATCCAGGCCAGTGGCAGCAGAGGCCTGCACACCCCATGATCCCACTGTCCTCCAGCATTGGTGGGAGCTGGCTGTGTGGGAGCAGGCCAACTATGGTCTGCCAGGGGACCTGTGCTGTGGGGTGGCTGGACACAAGCTCTGCTCCATCTACTGAGGGGCTTCCCCCGCACACCCAGTGAGGCCCCCAAGGCAGCAGGCTGCTAGGACAGCGCCAGCTCCACAAGCACGTTCTGACATGCAGCCAGGacccccagagctccctcccctGGCTCAGCACATCTCCCATGGTGTGGGCCATACCCTGCCCCGGAACTGCAAAGTCGCTGATGGGGGGGCACCTGGAGGGTTTGGGAGGTGGTTTCAGAAGCTCtgggggctctggtggggggaggggaacagcccCTCCTTTCCTCACCTGCTTGGATCAGGGCAAAAGAGGCCTGGAGATTTCAAGGGAGGGACATTTGCATGCCTTTGTCTCCTCCCAGCGATCTCAGACACTGAcaagctgctcccagctgggtATCTGACACTGCGTTCAGCAGTCTCGGGAATGCACCCTAACTGGGGGCTGCTGCTAAAGCAATCGGCAGTGACATGTGCCATTGTTAGGGTTAAGGGTCAACACCACCTTGAGGCACTAGAACAGCCCCCCTGCTCTCAGAGCTATCggtccaggctgcctgcagagcctcttgtgGCCAGCCTGAGGGCTCTTGGTAGCCAGGGGGCTCAGATATTTCCATAGCGatgaattttcagagtaacagccgtgttagtctgtattcgcaaaaagaaaaggagtacttgtggcaccttagagattctGGAGCTCAAACATGAAACTACTTTAAGAACCAGCATCAGTCTGTCTGACCACGCTGCAGGCTGATGGCCCTTACCCTCCCGGGGCTTATGCTGCCCCGCAGGCCTCTCTAGCTGGTTGTTCTGGGATGTTCAAGAGATTTGGGGGGTGAggtaaatatcttttattggaccaagttctgttggtaagaaagacaagctttcgagctacacagggCCGGGAAAGGTACCCCCAGCgtcacagcaaaatacaaggGGGACTAGAGAGTTTAGCATAAGTGGTTAACATCCatcaaggaaccattcaaggtgaagtgccTCATTACCATACCTCCAGCCTAGGGCGGAAAGGAGGGCGGTGGGGGAAAGCACCTGGGAACAGGGGAGCTCTTAGTGGGAAACTAATAATTGTAAagagccataaatccagtctctCTCAAAATCATGGACTGGGCAGTGTCTAGGGCAGGCTGCCTCATGCCAGGTCTCCAGGAATTTCACAGCCTTTGTGCTCCCTCTTCACCCCATGGACCAGCCACCAGCAGTCTCTGCGGCTCTCTGTGGGGGTCTGGGCAGGCTCCCACGCCCTGCTCCAGAACAAAGCCCATGGCAGCATGGCCCTCCCTCACCCTTCCATGCCATAGCTGACAAACAGCCTAGGAGCTGGGCATCGGCTCATGTGAACACTGGGAAGGAAAGAATCACTCACAAAAGGGTAGAGGCCAGTGGGAGCTCTGTTCATAGCAGCTTAGGTCCATCTCCAGCCCCTGCATTTGGCCATGCTGGGGCACTTTACAGTCCTGTATTCCATTACACAGAGAAGGGCTTTTCATCCCTCGTTCTCCCCgggagccagggcagggcagagctgagggTGTTCGGGGCCTGGGTGGGTAAGGTGTCTGTGTGCAGCTGGTTTCCAGGCTGGTAATGCCAGATTTGGGGTTCCCTCGGATAGCTCCCCATAGCCACTGTCCTGGGCTCTCAGCATCCAGGCTGCAAAACAGGCCCTGGGGTTATTATCCCCATCACCGCATGagtcagcagagctgggaatagaacccaggagtcctggggtttcttccacccctctcccccaacccaaCCCATGTGGCTCACCTCTTGCTGACAGTGGCAATGGCCAGCTCCTTCCTTGGCCTGCCCTCCTCTGCCATGGATCCCCGGGACTCGCTTTCACTTTGCCAGCCTGCTGTTTCTCCTAGGGGGGAGCTGAGGTAGGCGCCCCCCAGTGACAGCGCCAATGAGGGGGGTCTCAGGAAGGACACGCTGCCCCGGCCGCTGCTCTGGCTGGTCAGGCTGCCCCGCAGCAGCTTCTCGGCAGGTGGCCCCAAGACCTGGTGCTTCTCAGACACCTGAGCTTCCAGCAGCCCTGCAGGCAGCGGCTGCCCTGGCAGGCTCAGGGCCCAGTTGGACTCTGAGGAGATGGCTGTGTACATCAGCTCGGTCCTGCTGCTGTCCGTGGGCGATGGCCCCCGGCCCCAGGGGGCCTGCTCCTTGGCCGGGAGCGGGTCGGAGCCCAGGAAGCCTGGCCACACCGTGCTCCCAGGCAGGGCAGCCTTGGCAAGGACCACCTGTGGCTCTGGTGGTTTGAGGAGAGCCTTGCTGGGCGCCTGCTCCAGAGGAGTCTCTGCAGTGCCATGCGCGTCCATGTAGTCCAGGCAGGCCACCCCCTCTGTGCTCTGCAGgggaccctcctcccccagcagggTGGGCTCCATGCTGCCCAGGGCCTGGGGCTCGCAGGGTTCCTCCTGGGGCGGCCAATCCCCATCCACGCTCATCTCCTTGAAGAAAGGCAGGCTCAGGTACTGAAGGATCCCACTCTGGGCCGAGGAGCtggctctctgctggctgctcggGGACCCAGAGTCCAGTGGCTTGGGGCTGGCCAGAGCTGGGGTGCTCAGCAGCCTGCTGAGCACAGGGGAGCCCACGGGGCCTGGGGAGTTGCGCAGCGTGCTAACAGTGCTCTGGCAGCACCCCTCACAACACGTGCCATCTCGCGGCTCTTCCACTGTGCTGAGGGGCAGGGGCATCGGGGAGGCCACTGGGCTGAGGTTGATGACGCACAAGGGCTTGGCTTCTTCCGTGGGGCTGCTGCTGTAGCTGAAGTAACGTCCCTGGCGGTAGCCAGAGGATCTGGCTTCTCTACGGGCCTGGCCTGTGGCCTTGGGCCGCAGCGGCACTCCCCTCTGCCAGATGGGCTCCTCTGCCTCCAGGGGAGCATACACCTGCAGGTAGGGTGCTGGCAGGCTGGgctcaggagggatgggggagggatccCGCTGCAGGAGCTCGGGGAACAGCTCCGTCTCGAGGGCACAGGGGAAGGCTTCCCGAGGCAGCCTGTCAGTCTTCACCACAAAGCGCCCGTCCGGGCCCCGGCAGATGCGCTCCAGGGGCATCGCATCCCCAATATGGCTTTCGTACACCGTGTACTTGGAGCTGGTCCTAGGGCCGCCAGCAATGGTGAGGCCCAGACTGGTGCCAGCCTTCTCCCCGCACAGCAGGGTCCGGCGCAAGCTCTGGTATGGGGAGGCCTGCAGCTTCAGCTTCATGGTGCTGTCTAGGCTACCAGAGCTGAGAGaatttctgcagagaaaaagagGGATTACTGCGGGGGGGGATCCCGCTGCCTCCTGCCACAGGGCAGCCCCTGCCTACTTGTTCCCCCCATCCAACCTGGCCTGCACATTCACTCCAAGAACTGAGGACAACCCCCCGGCCCCGAGAGGGAAGGGTCAAAGTGCACTGCTGGGGAGCTAGCCCCACACCAGAGCATGGCCAGTAGAGGGGTGGCCCgttcccctcagccccaccccagcagccaggacccagcccccctccctcccgcttGAAGCCCCACCCTGAGTCAGCGGGGAGCAAATGAGGAAAGCAAGGAGAACAGCATGGCACAGGGAGTGTGGTGAGACAGGAAGATGTTGTGGAATGGCGCGACTTACTGCGGAGGTGGAAGCTTCTTGTTGGGGGAGAAGACGAGTGGTGGATCTGGAAGGTCATGAGAACACAAGGGGATCACATGGCGAGCAACTCAATGTGAAATGAGGAGACTGCAGTGGCCTGTGCCTGCCCCCCAGACGTGTCCTGAGGGGCCCcacgggttgggggggggtgatAACCTGCTTGTGACAACTGGCATGAAACCCACCAGCGCCCAGGGGCCACCAGACAGCCATCAGGGGATGGGTTACAGCCCCTattgccctggggctggatcagaacCGGTGCCCCCTAGAAAGGAAAGGCACCGTGTCCCATTTCCCACCCCGCTGACCCAGCCAGTCCCTTGACCTAATGGTGTTGCGCATCTCAGctcaccttccccacagccccattcccagcaggGCACTTGCTCTGGGCAGGTTTTGCTCCTCCAGGAGGGAGCAGCAGATGAAGGGACAGGTAGagaggctgggatcaaggggacTCCATCATTCCCAGGCCTTGTCAACTGGGGAAAGTGGCACCAGTATAACCCCAGGAGTTCAGTGACCTCGGGGCAGCCCCCGGGGACTGTGGCTCACCCCAGTGGATAGTTGCTGTTTAGCCTGCATTGGTTCCTAATGGCTGTAGCTAACCTTAACTAGCCTGGGTCAAACCAAAGTCAGAGCAGCCCCACCAACAAGGCACCCGGTTAACTGAACCACTTTGAACTCACCCCTCTGACTGCAACAGTCCTGGGGTTCTGCGTGTCCCATGCCAGCCTGacctcagctccccactcctctgGGCTCTTCCCACCCAACCAACTTAGAGGGGGCTGTCACCCAACCTGAGTTACAACCTCATGTCCCTTGCCTCCTGCGCCCACCACCTGGGCTACAATCCCTTACCCCTATGTAGGGAATGACCCCTGACTCCACTGAGACCTCACCCCATCCTCCAGTGTGTTTCTGGGTTGCCCAGAAGGATCCCAGCCCCTTGCTGTGCTCCCGGCCTCTGCAACTGCCCTTCCATGCCAGGGTTGGGTCCCTACCTTGCCTGCGTTTTTGGAGGCGGGCGGCACGCCGGCGGTTCATGATGCAGGCTACCATGGTGCTGAAGATCACAGCCACACTGAGAAAGCAGATGCCCCCGATGACACCGGCCAGCACAGGCTGCGGCAGGAGCTCAGGCAGCTGAGTGCGGGATGGATACACCTCCATACCTGGGCAAGGTGACGGGGAGAGGCCTCAGACAGACAGCAGGGCGAGGGGATACCGTCTTTCTCCCTTAGGGGGAAACCAGCCCATAGACACTTACCTAGTAGGGAGGGGCCCTCTGTTTGGGCACAATGGCCAGTTCAATTCCTGCCCCGGTCACACCCAGGCTGGCCTGGCTTGGGTGCATGGAGGTAGGCCCATGCCTGAGGGGGCAGCACAGGAGTTGTGGCAGTACAggtcccctcccctgcaccccaaggaTACCCAGGGCCCTGCCAGGGCATGGCTGGCTGTCCGGGGCAGCACAGAGCTTTACCTGCTGTGGAGACGTTCACGGTGTTGCTGGGATCACTAATGTAACTCCCAGCAAAGGCCACCAGGCGGAACTCGTAGTAGGCGTCCTGGGAGAGCAGAGAGGCTGCATTAGCGTTACGGCCTGTGCCGGCCAGCTCTCCCCCATGATATCGGGCGCTGACCAGAGGCAGCTCCTGCCACAGGACCTGCAGTGCCACAGCCGTGTGTGCAGCAAACTGAGGGCTTCCATAGCACCAGACCCACTCTGTCTCAAAGCACCTCGCAAAGCAACTCTGCAGGGACACCTGGGGACAAGCAGAGGCCCTTCCGGCCAGCCTCGTCTAAGCAGTACTCACCACCAGGGGGCCAGTGCCAGAGCCGAGCAGAAACCCATTTCCACCCTCAGTGGCCTGCTGGGCAAGAGGACACTCCCATGATACACCTTGGCCCAGGCCCGACCAGGCTGTTTGGGCCCCGCTAGCCCTTTTAGGGCCTGCTGCTGTCCCGAGAGCTCAGGAGCCTGCAGCACCAGGCACAGGATCCGTAGTGAACCCTGCAAGCCAGGGCCCAGGGCTTCCCACCCTGCAGGGAGCACCAGGCACCAGCCTGGAGCCACTGTTCAGCCCAtgggctgccagccccctgcTTGTGCAGGTCTCCCCTCCCTATCCGGGGGTCCCGCTTGGCAGGGGGTCTCCGAACTCCACAGAGCGAGCCAGGGGCAGGTACATCAGCACAGCACTAATGAAGAGGCCATAAAGCACACCGGGCGTGCAGTCATCTAGTGCCACCCAGCCAGGGAGGGGCTGCTCCTCAAGCCCGGGGCTGCATCCTTCACAGCTCAGTGccaggggctcaggctgccaATCTCAGCAGTGGCAGGCAGAGACCCGGTGCAGAAACATCCATTGCAAGACCCAGAGGTTGGCATTTCAACCCCCCTCACCCAGCCAACCTTGATGAGTCCTGGCACCAGGACCTGCGTCTTCGTGCTGGGGATGGAGCCATCCAGTACCTCCCAGCCACCCTGGTCCTGCCGTAACTCCAGTGCGTAGCCTGTCAGGGCCACGGAGAACTGCAATGGGGGCGCCCACTGCAGCAGGACCCCGCGCGATGTCTCATTGGCCATCAGGGACTGCGGGGGGGACAAAAAGACGTGTGTGGCTGTGGTAGGCAGCACAGGAGGCACCTTGGTCGTCGGGAAACCTGAAAAGAAAGGAGACACTGAGGAAAGGAACCAGGCAGCCATCTGGGGAGTGGGCGATCCCAGGACAGCcattcagggtgggggtgggggggagccccaGACAGCcatttgggggaaggggctgcggAGGAGCCCCAGGGACGCTATTcaggaggggtgctgggggtacCCCAGGCAGCCACTCAAGGTGGGGGTGAGTCTCAGAGCTGCCATTCAGGGAGAGGGGTAGCCCCAGGCAGCTGTTTGGGGGAAATGGCAGGGGGAGCCCCAGGGCAGCCACTCAGGGGATGTGAGCTTGAGTGGGTGGCTGGGAAGCATGTTCCTTCTTCCCTTAGTGATCGGAACCTCCCTGGGGGTCGGGACATGGGAAGGGGACATGGGAAGGGGCAGCCCTAGAGCCCTGGGATTTTCCAGCATCACttgaggggtgggggttcctttcCCAGGAGTTCAGGGGGTAGGGATCCAGTGGGAATGCCCCTTCTGGGGGGTGGCGAAGGTCAGGGTGCCCCTACAGGTGAGGTCCCTCTTCTAGGTGGAGGAGCTGTTCCCAGGTGTAAGGGAGCTGTTCCCGGAGGCTGGAGTAAGGGAGAGGAGAATATTTCCAGGAGGCAGGGTGCTGGCAGTGGGGGAGCCAATCCCGGGCTGGTGATGGTGATGCTGATTCTCAGGGGTGCTGGCGGTGGGGGAGCCATTCCTGGGGCTGGCgggtggagagaggggagcctggttctcagaggtgtgggcagtggggcggggggcattCCCGGGGTGCTGGCAGTGGGGCCATTCCTGGGGCTGGCgggtggagagaggggagcctggttctcagaggtgtgggcagtggggcggggggcattCCCGGGGTGCTGGCAGTGGGGCCATTCCTGGGGCTGGCgggtggagagaggggagcctggttctcagaggtgtgggcagtggggcggggggcattCCCGGGGTGCTGGCAGTGGGGCCATTCCTGGGGCTGGCgggtggagagaggggagcctggttctcagaggtgagggcagtggggcggggggcattCCCGGGGTGCTGGCAGTGGGGGAGCCATTCCTGGGGCTGGCgggtggagagaggggagcctggttctcagaggtgtgggcagtggggcggggggcattCCCGGG
Encoded here:
- the IGSF9 gene encoding protein turtle homolog A isoform X1, whose amino-acid sequence is MNWCLWIACLSLFTNNLAEGNGQVKSQAVVGRVGESVILGCDLLNAEEARPHLYVIEWVRFGFLLPIFIKFGLYSPRIDPEYVGRVRIQEGASLRIDLLRAEDQGWYECRVLFLDRHSNDDEFQNGTWTHLTVNAAPSFLGTPPALVEVPDREPLSLTCSAIGNPQPVIVWKRNDLAIESGEKVQVSNGTLRITSVERASAGIYTCHASSKEGSVTHTTQLLVQGPPVIVVPPQNITVNITQDAFLACQAEAYPGNLTYSWFQGSSNVYHLSHLQSRVRVLVDGSLLLQKTTPDDSGRYTCVPSNGLWKPPSASAFLTVLYPAQVTTMPPETLLPMGMQGMIQCPAKANPPLLSISWTKDGHPLELDKFPGWSMAADGSIVIATGNDDALGLYTCTPYNSYGTAGASAPTRVLLKDPPVFTVRPKEEYFQEAGRELVVPCTAQGDPPPTVAWAKLGSTGRNSAQVDGNSSLVFRPLVKEQHGAWECTVSNQVARISTTTSVYVLGTSPHAVTKVLVLPLLLAANVSWEPGFDGGYFQRFSVWYTPLVKHLNRPHHDWVSLTVPVGAGHLLVENLQPATGYQFSVLSQNKLGSGPFSEIVTSFPLGFPTTKVPPVLPTTATHVFLSPPQSLMANETSRGVLLQWAPPLQFSVALTGYALELRQDQGGWEVLDGSIPSTKTQVLVPGLIKVGWDAYYEFRLVAFAGSYISDPSNTVNVSTAGMEVYPSRTQLPELLPQPVLAGVIGGICFLSVAVIFSTMVACIMNRRRAARLQKRRQDPPLVFSPNKKLPPPQNSLSSGSLDSTMKLKLQASPYQSLRRTLLCGEKAGTSLGLTIAGGPRTSSKYTVYESHIGDAMPLERICRGPDGRFVVKTDRLPREAFPCALETELFPELLQRDPSPIPPEPSLPAPYLQVYAPLEAEEPIWQRGVPLRPKATGQARREARSSGYRQGRYFSYSSSPTEEAKPLCVINLSPVASPMPLPLSTVEEPRDGTCCEGCCQSTVSTLRNSPGPVGSPVLSRLLSTPALASPKPLDSGSPSSQQRASSSAQSGILQYLSLPFFKEMSVDGDWPPQEEPCEPQALGSMEPTLLGEEGPLQSTEGVACLDYMDAHGTAETPLEQAPSKALLKPPEPQVVLAKAALPGSTVWPGFLGSDPLPAKEQAPWGRGPSPTDSSRTELMYTAISSESNWALSLPGQPLPAGLLEAQVSEKHQVLGPPAEKLLRGSLTSQSSGRGSVSFLRPPSLALSLGGAYLSSPLGETAGWQSESESRGSMAEEGRPRKELAIATVSKSLDAESPGQWLWGAIRGNPKSGITSLETSCTQTPYPPRPRTPSALPCPGSRGERGMKSPSLCNGIQDCKVPQHGQMQGLEMDLSCYEQSSHWPLPFYIYLTPQIS
- the IGSF9 gene encoding protein turtle homolog A isoform X2, with protein sequence MNWCLWIACLSLFTNNLAEGNGQVKSQAVVGRVGESVILGCDLLNAEEARPHLYVIEWVRFGFLLPIFIKFGLYSPRIDPEYVGRVRIQEGASLRIDLLRAEDQGWYECRVLFLDRHSNDDEFQNGTWTHLTVNAAPSFLGTPPALVEVPDREPLSLTCSAIGNPQPVIVWKRNDLAIESGEKVQVSNGTLRITSVERASAGIYTCHASSKEGSVTHTTQLLVQGPPVIVVPPQNITVNITQDAFLACQAEAYPGNLTYSWFQGSSNVYHLSHLQSRVRVLVDGSLLLQKTTPDDSGRYTCVPSNGLWKPPSASAFLTVLYPAQVTTMPPETLLPMGMQGMIQCPAKANPPLLSISWTKDGHPLELDKFPGWSMAADGSIVIATGNDDALGLYTCTPYNSYGTAGASAPTRVLLKDPPVFTVRPKEEYFQEAGRELVVPCTAQGDPPPTVAWAKLGSTGRNSAQVDGNSSLVFRPLVKEQHGAWECTVSNQVARISTTTSVYVLGTSPHAVTKVLVLPLLLAANVSWEPGFDGGYFQRFSVWYTPLVKHLNRPHHDWVSLTVPVGAGHLLVENLQPATGYQFSVLSQNKLGSGPFSEIVTSFPLGFPTTKVPPVLPTTATHVFLSPPQSLMANETSRGVLLQWAPPLQFSVALTGYALELRQDQGGWEVLDGSIPSTKTQVLVPGLIKVGWDAYYEFRLVAFAGSYISDPSNTVNVSTAGMEVYPSRTQLPELLPQPVLAGVIGGICFLSVAVIFSTMVACIMNRRRAARLQKRRQDPPLVFSPNKKLPPPQNSLSSGSLDSTMKLKLQASPYQSLRRTLLCGEKAGTSLGLTIAGGPRTSSKYTVYESHIGDAMPLERICRGPDGRFVVKTDRLPREAFPCALETELFPELLQRDPSPIPPEPSLPAPYLQVYAPLEAEEPIWQRGVPLRPKATGQARREARSSGYRQGRYFSYSSSPTEEAKPLCVINLSPVASPMPLPLSTVEEPRDGTCCEGCCQSTVSTLRNSPGPVGSPVLSRLLSTPALASPKPLDSGSPSSQQRASSSAQSGILQYLSLPFFKEMSVDGDWPPQEEPCEPQALGSMEPTLLGEEGPLQSTEGVACLDYMDAHGTAETPLEQAPSKALLKPPEPQVVLAKAALPGSTVWPGFLGSDPLPAKEQAPWGRGPSPTDSSRTELMYTAISSESNWALSLPGQPLPAGLLEAQVSEKHQVLGPPAEKLLRGSLTSQSSGRGSVSFLRPPSLALSLGGAYLSSPLGETAGWQSESESRGSMAEEGRPRKELAIATVSKSLDAESPGQWLWGAIRGNPKSGITSLETSCTQTPYPPRPRTPSALPCPGSRGERGMKSPSLCNGIQDCKVPQHGQMQGLEMDLSCYEQSSHWPLPF